A segment of the Symmachiella macrocystis genome:
CCAGCGCCAACTGCAACGCATGCGTGCCGTCGCGGCCATGGCCGGTGGCTTGGACCGAGAGATACAGCTGGTGCGCCAGTGCTAAGCCGGGTAGGCATAGCCCCATGCGTTTGGCTTCGGCTAGGGCGATGCCCATGTCTTTGATGAAGTGCTCGACGAAGAAACCGGGGTCGAAGTTGTTGTCCATGATGCGTGGGCCGAGATTCGAGAGCGACCAACTTCCCGCTGCTCCCGTTGCCACCGATTGCAGAACCGTTGGCAAATCCAAGCCCGCTTTGTGGCCATATAGCAAGGCTTCGCAGACGCCGATCATGCCGCTGGCGATCAACGTTTGATTGACCATCTTTGTATGCTGTCCAGCGCCAGCGGGGCCTTGATGCACGATCGTTTTGCCCATCACTTCCCAACAGGGATTGAGCGCCTCGACGACCTCTTTGTCGCCGCCGATCATGATCGACAACCGCGCCTCTTTCGCACCCACGTCGCCACCCGAAACGGGAGCATCCACGCTGTGCACGCCTTTCGCCTGGGCGGCTTCGGCGATTTCAATCGCTAGCGACG
Coding sequences within it:
- a CDS encoding NAD(P)-dependent oxidoreductase, giving the protein MSVPTIAPGTTKVGWIGTGVMGQSMVGHLIDAGFEATVYTRTKSKADALIAKGAVWADSPKSVAEASDVIFTIVGFPSDVREVMLGEDGALAGSKAGNVLVDMTTSEPSLAIEIAEAAQAKGVHSVDAPVSGGDVGAKEARLSIMIGGDKEVVEALNPCWEVMGKTIVHQGPAGAGQHTKMVNQTLIASGMIGVCEALLYGHKAGLDLPTVLQSVATGAAGSWSLSNLGPRIMDNNFDPGFFVEHFIKDMGIALAEAKRMGLCLPGLALAHQLYLSVQATGHGRDGTHALQLALAEMSGVDWRKR